In a single window of the Desulfovibrio sp. Fe33 genome:
- a CDS encoding chemotaxis response regulator CheY: MAYDTNMRILVVDDFSTMRKIIKNILRQLGFNNIVEADDGSTAWEVLNKDNIDFIVSDWNMPTMSGIELLRKVRASEEYSDIPFLMVTAEAQQENIIEAVQAKVSNYIVKPFTPETLGQKIEKIFA; the protein is encoded by the coding sequence ATGGCGTACGATACCAACATGCGCATCCTGGTTGTAGACGACTTTTCCACCATGCGTAAAATCATCAAGAACATCCTGCGCCAACTGGGCTTCAACAACATCGTCGAAGCCGACGACGGCTCCACCGCATGGGAAGTGCTGAACAAGGACAACATCGATTTCATCGTTTCCGACTGGAACATGCCCACCATGTCGGGCATCGAACTGCTCCGCAAGGTGCGCGCCAGCGAGGAATATTCCGACATTCCCTTCCTGATGGTCACCGCCGAGGCCCAGCAGGAAAACATTATCGAGGCCGTCCAGGCCAAGGTGTCCAACTACATCGTCAAGCCGTTCACTCCCGAAACCCTGGGCCAGAAGATCGAAAAAATCTTCGCCTAA
- the prmC gene encoding peptide chain release factor N(5)-glutamine methyltransferase — protein sequence MPRNIQEVLKECESRLSGVDSPRLSAELLAARALGCSRLSLNLERGRVLSEEECAAVDALISRRESGEPVAYILGSKEFYGLDFAVSPAVLIPRPETEHIVEAVEKAYSKDRPLLFADLGTGSGILAVTVASIFPLARCTAVDISRDALEVAQGNARAHGVEDRIAFQLLDFTKETLDGEFDLVLSNPPYVTECEFAEASREVTGFEPTGALVSGVDGLDHIRAMLPRVASMLKCGGRFYMEIGCGQGQAIIDILGNNFPQFESVEVLKDLAGWDRVVVARKK from the coding sequence GTGCCTCGAAATATTCAGGAAGTTCTCAAAGAGTGCGAGTCCCGCTTGTCAGGCGTGGACTCGCCTCGTTTAAGCGCCGAACTCCTTGCCGCCCGCGCTCTGGGGTGCTCCCGCCTCTCGCTGAATTTGGAGCGGGGAAGAGTGCTTTCCGAGGAGGAGTGCGCAGCGGTCGATGCTCTCATTTCCCGCCGCGAATCCGGAGAGCCGGTAGCCTACATTCTCGGGTCCAAGGAATTTTACGGGCTTGATTTTGCGGTTTCGCCCGCTGTGCTCATCCCTCGTCCCGAAACGGAGCATATCGTCGAGGCCGTTGAGAAAGCGTATTCCAAGGACCGTCCTCTTCTTTTCGCCGATCTCGGTACCGGGTCCGGCATATTAGCCGTGACTGTCGCCTCGATTTTTCCTCTGGCGCGCTGTACGGCGGTGGATATCAGCCGGGACGCCCTTGAGGTGGCTCAGGGCAACGCGCGCGCCCATGGCGTGGAGGATCGGATTGCATTTCAGTTGCTTGACTTCACCAAAGAAACCCTCGATGGGGAATTCGATCTGGTCCTGTCCAATCCGCCTTATGTGACCGAATGCGAGTTTGCGGAGGCGAGCCGCGAAGTGACCGGATTCGAGCCCACGGGCGCTCTGGTCAGCGGTGTTGATGGGCTCGACCACATTCGTGCGATGCTCCCCCGGGTCGCTTCCATGCTCAAGTGCGGCGGCCGGTTCTATATGGAGATCGGTTGTGGCCAGGGGCAAGCGATAATAGATATTCTTGGCAACAATTTTCCGCAATTCGAGTCGGTTGAGGTTCTGAAAGACCTCGCCGGATGGGATCGGGTTGTGGTTGCGCGAAAGAAATAA
- a CDS encoding YcaO-like family protein, with protein MMELGHCRKSFTTDQDKACSPVETVTRVKGILAEKCRGVLAKTDRVDTGRLGIPVFVSECGPEAREVMPTRKQMGKGASPEQAEASALMELVERFSYFSFWASPANFEELTWSEAQERWPGQVMDIGQIIRSVDEDLEPDKAVRLMNLLRWKFHPALNVLSGKQEYVPLDWFKKLNEFNGSSAGNTFEESIAQGACELVERHVCALIDRSRQATPTIDPASCDDPVLLRLLDCFERNGVSIILKDFSLGHPVPTVGAVAWDRKTFPALSEIVFTAGTASSPVKAAIRAVTEVAQLAGDFETSRVYEASGLPKFTELDQIEWLKEGEIAPLDSLPSVEDADIYNELMALAGGLADMGRTLYSVDTRHPELMVTANYNFVPGFDFRERTPHRSIGLFVGRILAEDVDFDEALEGLDVLEEVYPGAYFLPFFHGLLALRMGDPMYAAARFEESVDLQPADSERGLAVFYQAYALSQAEEWEDAVGLLDRAIELDRECREFFNLRGVAHFKGGRYEQAAADFRASLDIDSGSPHDLANLGLCHKFLGHRQEAADYLQAALDMDPTLDYAQKHLSELLES; from the coding sequence GTGATGGAACTTGGGCATTGCCGAAAATCCTTTACCACCGATCAGGACAAGGCGTGCAGCCCGGTGGAGACCGTGACCCGCGTCAAGGGTATCCTGGCTGAGAAATGCCGCGGCGTCCTGGCCAAGACGGACCGGGTCGACACCGGCAGGCTCGGTATTCCCGTATTCGTCAGCGAATGCGGGCCCGAGGCCCGTGAGGTCATGCCCACCCGCAAGCAGATGGGCAAGGGGGCGTCGCCGGAACAGGCCGAAGCTTCGGCGCTCATGGAGCTGGTGGAGCGTTTTTCCTATTTCAGCTTCTGGGCATCTCCGGCCAATTTCGAAGAGCTTACCTGGTCCGAGGCGCAGGAAAGGTGGCCCGGACAAGTCATGGACATCGGACAGATCATCCGTTCGGTGGACGAAGACCTCGAACCGGATAAGGCCGTGCGCCTCATGAATCTGCTGCGTTGGAAGTTCCATCCCGCGTTGAACGTGCTCTCCGGCAAGCAGGAGTATGTTCCGTTGGATTGGTTCAAGAAACTTAATGAATTCAACGGATCGTCGGCGGGGAACACCTTCGAGGAATCCATCGCCCAAGGGGCCTGCGAATTGGTCGAGCGCCATGTCTGCGCCCTTATCGATCGCAGCCGCCAGGCAACTCCGACCATTGATCCGGCTTCCTGTGATGATCCGGTGCTGCTCCGCTTGCTGGATTGCTTCGAGCGAAACGGCGTGTCCATTATCCTCAAGGATTTTTCCCTCGGCCACCCCGTGCCCACGGTCGGCGCCGTCGCCTGGGACCGCAAGACTTTTCCCGCCCTGAGCGAGATCGTCTTCACTGCGGGCACCGCTTCGTCGCCGGTCAAGGCGGCCATCCGGGCCGTGACCGAAGTGGCACAGTTGGCGGGCGATTTCGAGACCAGCCGCGTTTATGAGGCGTCGGGACTGCCCAAGTTCACCGAGCTCGACCAGATCGAGTGGCTGAAGGAAGGGGAGATCGCGCCGCTCGATTCCCTGCCGTCGGTGGAGGACGCGGACATCTATAATGAACTGATGGCGTTGGCCGGCGGGCTTGCGGACATGGGCCGCACCCTCTATTCCGTCGATACCCGTCATCCGGAGCTGATGGTCACGGCCAATTACAACTTCGTGCCCGGTTTTGATTTCCGGGAACGGACCCCACATCGGTCCATAGGCCTTTTTGTGGGCCGCATCCTGGCGGAGGACGTCGATTTCGACGAGGCTCTGGAAGGGCTGGACGTGCTTGAGGAGGTCTACCCCGGCGCGTATTTCCTGCCGTTCTTCCATGGGCTTCTCGCCTTGCGCATGGGTGATCCCATGTACGCGGCGGCAAGATTCGAGGAATCCGTTGACCTGCAACCCGCCGACTCCGAACGGGGACTGGCTGTGTTTTATCAGGCCTACGCCCTGTCCCAGGCCGAGGAGTGGGAGGACGCCGTCGGGCTTCTGGATCGCGCCATCGAATTGGACCGCGAGTGCAGGGAGTTCTTCAACCTGCGCGGCGTCGCGCACTTCAAGGGCGGGCGTTATGAACAGGCCGCAGCCGACTTCAGGGCCTCCCTCGATATCGACAGCGGTTCGCCGCATGATCTTGCCAATTTGGGCTTGTGTCACAAGTTTCTGGGCCATCGCCAGGAGGCTGCCGATTATTTGCAGGCGGCTCTCGACATGGACCCGACCTTGGATTATGCTCAGAAACATTTGAGCGAACTGCTGGAATCCTAG
- a CDS encoding Tim44 domain-containing protein, translated as MHNVIFATAPGPVARLARCLTASALVLLTATPALAQDATQGRTGSVLNILLLALIAYFLVRAFRRRSGGGDNSRPGQWSRPDDPSRTDDASASREDGRAGGDQAKPVAMDRHEAARRTWDMLSSQGQDKPVPTTPTGAPARVDGFDESEFLEGAKLLFSRFQQARNKDDFDAIRDFLSDGVYSDALAAGDRPRTDVMLVSARLVELKTEGGRTAASVRYDAQLRVGEEGRPVELRTVWEFSSSDSVLNGLWVLEKINPIVQ; from the coding sequence ATGCACAACGTCATATTTGCTACCGCGCCGGGTCCGGTTGCCCGCCTGGCCCGTTGTTTGACCGCGTCCGCCCTGGTCCTGCTCACGGCCACTCCGGCCCTGGCCCAGGACGCGACCCAAGGCCGCACCGGCAGCGTTTTGAATATTCTCCTGCTGGCGCTCATCGCATATTTTCTGGTCCGAGCCTTCAGACGGCGGTCGGGCGGTGGAGACAACTCCCGTCCCGGCCAGTGGTCTCGGCCCGACGATCCCTCCCGCACCGATGACGCCTCCGCTTCCCGCGAAGACGGCCGGGCAGGCGGGGACCAGGCCAAACCCGTTGCCATGGATCGCCACGAGGCCGCCCGGCGCACCTGGGACATGCTCAGCTCCCAGGGGCAGGACAAGCCCGTGCCCACCACGCCAACCGGCGCGCCTGCGCGGGTGGACGGGTTCGACGAGTCCGAGTTCCTGGAAGGAGCCAAACTCTTGTTCTCGCGTTTTCAGCAGGCCCGGAACAAGGATGATTTCGACGCCATTCGAGATTTCCTTTCCGATGGAGTCTACAGCGACGCCCTGGCTGCGGGCGATCGCCCGAGAACCGACGTCATGCTGGTCTCCGCCCGGCTTGTGGAACTGAAGACCGAAGGCGGCCGGACCGCCGCCTCTGTTCGGTACGACGCGCAGCTTCGCGTGGGCGAGGAGGGCCGTCCGGTTGAATTGCGGACCGTATGGGAGTTCTCCAGCAGTGACTCCGTGCTCAACGGCCTGTGGGTCTTGGAAAAAATCAATCCGATCGTTCAATAA
- a CDS encoding class I SAM-dependent methyltransferase, translated as MADTVFDLDQPIGALIDIAVREFGEVGFETVTIGGMNLEVLQVRQMQKYLDKLVDKSRGGKTINLPLWAKVWPSCLVLGYTLSRFPFVPNSSVLEVGAGCAVDGMVMAKLGHDVTVTDVEPFALLVSRINVLKNGLDGKVDIRKVDFTRDSLGRRFDYIIGCEVLYQEAVYEPLADFLDAHLAQSPSAEVLMAMDKKRQGRKFFDKADGMFAMMKSAANYKDNETGEENIINLFRMKRKGA; from the coding sequence ATGGCGGATACCGTTTTCGACCTGGATCAGCCTATCGGTGCGCTCATCGACATCGCCGTGAGAGAGTTCGGCGAGGTCGGTTTCGAAACCGTGACCATAGGCGGCATGAATCTGGAGGTTCTCCAGGTCAGGCAGATGCAGAAATATCTCGACAAGTTGGTGGACAAGAGCAGGGGGGGCAAGACGATCAACTTGCCCCTGTGGGCCAAGGTCTGGCCCTCCTGTCTGGTGCTCGGCTACACCCTGAGTCGATTCCCGTTCGTTCCCAACAGTTCGGTTCTCGAAGTGGGCGCGGGCTGCGCCGTCGACGGCATGGTCATGGCCAAGCTCGGCCATGATGTGACCGTTACCGATGTGGAGCCCTTCGCTCTGCTGGTCAGCCGGATCAATGTCCTCAAAAACGGCCTGGACGGCAAGGTGGATATCCGCAAAGTCGATTTCACCAGGGATTCCCTGGGCCGCCGTTTCGATTACATCATCGGTTGCGAGGTCCTTTATCAGGAAGCCGTCTACGAGCCGCTCGCGGATTTCCTTGACGCCCATCTCGCCCAGTCGCCGAGCGCCGAGGTGCTCATGGCCATGGACAAGAAACGGCAAGGCAGGAAGTTCTTCGACAAGGCGGACGGCATGTTCGCCATGATGAAGTCCGCCGCCAATTACAAGGATAATGAAACCGGCGAGGAAAACATCATCAACCTGTTCCGGATGAAAAGGAAGGGGGCGTGA
- the prfA gene encoding peptide chain release factor 1 encodes MFGKLEEIEEKYVKLEQELAQPDIFNDQERYKKVSKAHADLGEVVEVFRQYKQLSQDLEDNREMLGDSDPEIREMAKAELDDLEERLPELEEELKVLLLPKDPMDEKNIILEIRAGTGGDEAALFAADLYRMYTRYAEINRWKVEEMSANHTGSGGYKEVIASIAGDKVYSKLKYESGTHRVQRVPATESQGRIHTSAVTVAIMPEAEEVDVDIRPEDLRVDVFRSSGPGGQSVNTTDSAIRVTHIPSGLVVICQDEKSQHKNKAKALKVLRSRLLQIEQDKAKAEEEAARRSQVGSGDRSERIRTYNYPQGRVSDHRINLTLHKLPQIMEGELQELTDALISYFQAEALKRQGD; translated from the coding sequence ATGTTTGGCAAGCTTGAAGAGATTGAAGAAAAATACGTAAAGTTGGAGCAGGAGCTTGCTCAACCCGATATTTTCAACGACCAGGAGCGGTACAAGAAGGTCTCCAAGGCCCACGCCGACCTGGGCGAGGTAGTCGAGGTCTTCCGTCAGTACAAGCAACTTTCGCAGGACCTCGAAGACAACCGCGAGATGCTCGGCGACTCCGACCCGGAAATCCGGGAGATGGCCAAGGCCGAGCTTGATGATTTAGAAGAGCGTCTGCCCGAGTTGGAAGAGGAACTCAAGGTTCTGTTGCTGCCCAAGGATCCCATGGATGAAAAGAACATCATCCTTGAAATCCGCGCGGGCACCGGCGGCGACGAGGCGGCCTTGTTCGCGGCCGACCTGTACCGCATGTATACCCGGTATGCCGAGATCAACCGCTGGAAAGTCGAGGAGATGAGCGCCAACCACACCGGTTCCGGCGGCTATAAGGAAGTCATCGCCTCCATTGCCGGCGACAAGGTCTACAGCAAACTCAAGTACGAATCCGGCACCCACCGGGTGCAGCGCGTCCCGGCCACCGAATCGCAGGGGCGCATTCATACTTCCGCCGTAACCGTGGCCATCATGCCCGAGGCCGAAGAGGTCGACGTGGATATCCGTCCCGAGGACCTGCGAGTGGATGTGTTCCGTTCCTCAGGCCCCGGCGGTCAGTCGGTCAACACCACTGACTCCGCCATCCGCGTGACCCACATCCCTTCCGGGCTTGTGGTCATCTGCCAGGACGAGAAGTCGCAGCACAAGAACAAGGCCAAGGCCCTCAAGGTCCTGCGTTCCCGTCTGTTGCAGATTGAGCAGGACAAGGCCAAGGCCGAGGAAGAAGCGGCCCGTCGGAGCCAGGTGGGTTCCGGCGACAGGTCCGAGCGTATCCGTACCTACAACTATCCCCAGGGCCGCGTGTCCGATCACCGCATCAACCTGACTCTGCACAAGCTTCCCCAGATCATGGAGGGCGAGTTGCAGGAATTGACCGATGCGCTTATCAGCTACTTCCAGGCCGAAGCGCTCAAGCGGCAGGGCGACTAA
- a CDS encoding FliA/WhiG family RNA polymerase sigma factor, with the protein MAILNSSGRSSSSTNDPWLELEQGVRHWDDFSPRDRENIVRYYAPKIRILALRLKAKLPQSVELNELISAGSLGLLDALGKFNPELGIKFDTYSENRIKGAMLDELRRMDWFSRGLRQKVKVLEDSMRQIEHETGSPATTEQLCEMTGMSDREVQQGLEALNNQVCLSLDSFQDNLIGPKKMTDNEPFQSAAFQEIVDKVANLIEELTPREKLVISLYYGEELNMKETAEVMDITEGRVSQLHSQALNKLRKTFRARYENE; encoded by the coding sequence ATGGCAATATTAAATTCTTCTGGAAGAAGCTCCTCTTCCACGAACGATCCGTGGCTTGAGCTGGAACAGGGCGTCAGGCACTGGGACGATTTTTCGCCGAGGGACCGGGAAAACATCGTCCGATATTACGCGCCCAAAATCCGCATCCTGGCCCTGCGGCTCAAGGCGAAGCTGCCCCAGAGCGTTGAGCTCAATGAGCTCATCAGCGCGGGCAGCCTCGGCCTTCTGGACGCCCTCGGAAAATTCAACCCCGAACTGGGGATCAAGTTCGACACCTATTCGGAAAACCGCATCAAGGGGGCCATGCTCGACGAACTGCGCCGCATGGACTGGTTTTCCCGGGGACTGCGCCAGAAGGTCAAGGTGCTCGAAGACTCCATGCGCCAGATCGAGCATGAGACCGGCTCTCCCGCAACCACCGAACAACTCTGCGAAATGACGGGCATGTCGGACCGGGAGGTCCAGCAGGGGCTCGAAGCCCTGAACAACCAGGTCTGCCTGAGCCTCGATTCCTTTCAGGACAACCTCATCGGCCCCAAAAAGATGACGGACAACGAGCCGTTCCAGTCGGCCGCCTTCCAGGAGATTGTTGACAAAGTAGCCAATCTCATTGAAGAATTGACTCCAAGAGAAAAATTGGTCATATCTCTTTATTACGGAGAGGAGTTGAACATGAAGGAGACCGCCGAGGTTATGGACATAACCGAAGGCCGTGTTTCCCAGCTCCACTCCCAAGCCTTGAATAAATTGAGAAAAACGTTCAGAGCTCGCTACGAAAACGAGTAG
- a CDS encoding TusE/DsrC/DsvC family sulfur relay protein, with protein sequence MAVVEFQGSSFEVDEDGFLQKFEDWTPVWVEYVKESEGIKEISEDHQKVIDFLQDYYKKNGIAPMVRILSKVTGFKLKQIYELFPSGPGKGACKMAGLPKPTGCV encoded by the coding sequence ATGGCTGTTGTTGAATTCCAGGGCTCTTCTTTCGAAGTTGACGAAGACGGCTTCCTGCAGAAATTTGAAGACTGGACCCCTGTTTGGGTCGAATACGTGAAGGAATCCGAGGGCATCAAGGAGATCTCCGAGGACCATCAGAAAGTCATCGACTTCCTGCAGGACTACTACAAGAAGAACGGCATCGCTCCGATGGTCCGTATCCTCTCCAAGGTCACCGGCTTCAAGCTGAAGCAGATCTACGAGCTGTTCCCGTCCGGACCGGGCAAGGGAGCCTGTAAGATGGCCGGTCTGCCCAAGCCCACCGGCTGCGTCTAG
- the rpmE gene encoding 50S ribosomal protein L31, which translates to MKNDIHPKTYKAKVRCHCGYEAELLTTKGEEFEVEICSNCHPFYTGKQRFVDTAGRIDRFRKKYGDLSTLAAKSK; encoded by the coding sequence ATGAAAAACGATATTCATCCCAAGACTTACAAGGCCAAGGTTCGTTGCCATTGCGGTTACGAGGCCGAGCTGCTGACCACCAAGGGTGAGGAGTTCGAAGTGGAAATTTGCTCCAACTGCCATCCCTTCTACACCGGCAAGCAGCGTTTTGTGGACACCGCCGGCCGCATCGATCGCTTCCGCAAGAAGTACGGCGATCTGAGCACCCTGGCCGCCAAGTCCAAGTAG
- a CDS encoding flagellar basal body-associated FliL family protein, which produces MVLLVPDDADEVTDAPAEQRKAELDDASTSRATQKVDLDLDDAPFLEDEDEEEEIADIEVETPILAEDKPKSGFAALLKNKYVLMGLGVILVLLVVIVVLLLREPETQLPPPPPPAAEKTDIPEPEPAAEATPQIIIKLDPFLIEQRDRKGDIRFLEVSILLSTEDEGLARQFKQETFAVRNALFYYLKNKDLQFLSDKENSERLKKELLVIVNQYMGFGQFDTLMFEQYLVR; this is translated from the coding sequence ATGGTTCTGCTCGTCCCGGATGATGCCGATGAAGTAACCGACGCTCCCGCGGAACAACGGAAAGCGGAGCTGGACGACGCTTCGACGAGCAGAGCCACGCAAAAGGTCGATCTCGACCTCGATGACGCCCCCTTCCTCGAAGATGAAGATGAGGAAGAGGAAATCGCGGATATCGAGGTTGAAACGCCGATTCTCGCGGAGGACAAGCCCAAGTCGGGCTTTGCCGCCCTGCTCAAGAACAAATACGTGCTCATGGGCCTGGGCGTCATTCTCGTCCTGCTCGTCGTCATAGTCGTTCTCCTCCTGCGCGAACCTGAAACGCAGCTCCCGCCGCCTCCTCCGCCTGCTGCGGAAAAAACGGATATTCCCGAGCCTGAACCGGCCGCGGAGGCTACGCCCCAGATCATCATCAAGCTCGACCCGTTCCTCATCGAACAAAGGGACAGGAAGGGCGACATCAGGTTCCTTGAAGTCAGCATCCTTCTGTCCACCGAAGACGAAGGGCTGGCGCGCCAGTTCAAACAGGAGACGTTTGCCGTTCGCAACGCCCTGTTCTATTATCTCAAGAATAAGGATCTCCAGTTCCTGTCCGATAAGGAAAACAGCGAGAGACTAAAAAAGGAACTGCTGGTAATCGTCAACCAGTACATGGGGTTCGGTCAGTTCGACACGTTGATGTTCGAACAATATCTTGTGAGGTGA
- a CDS encoding MinD/ParA family protein, which produces MSSHLPLVLSVTSGKGGVGKTNMSVNLAYSLSAAGKNVVLLDADLGLANVDVILGLAPQYNLFHLFHEDMTLDRILYDTPYGFRILPASSGVSDMVNLDKGQKLDLLDAMDSLEDNVDYLIVDTGAGINDNVLYFNLAVQERLLIITPEPTSLTDAYALIKVLKLHHGVEKFRVLVNMVKDVKMAREVYLKLLNACDHFLDGISLDLVGFVPFDQNVRNSVIAQTPFCHKFPKTPASVAVRQTAQKIKTWQVTPNTDGNIKFFWKKLLFHERSVA; this is translated from the coding sequence ATGAGCTCGCATCTTCCCCTGGTCCTCTCCGTCACCTCCGGCAAGGGAGGCGTAGGCAAGACCAACATGTCGGTCAATCTGGCCTACTCCCTGAGCGCCGCAGGCAAGAACGTGGTCCTTCTGGACGCCGACCTGGGCCTGGCCAACGTGGACGTCATCCTCGGGCTTGCGCCCCAGTACAATCTCTTCCACCTGTTCCACGAGGACATGACCCTGGACCGGATTCTCTACGACACGCCTTACGGATTCCGCATCCTTCCCGCCTCGTCGGGCGTAAGCGACATGGTCAACCTGGACAAGGGGCAGAAGCTCGACCTGCTGGACGCCATGGACTCCCTCGAGGACAATGTGGACTACCTCATCGTGGACACGGGCGCGGGCATCAACGACAACGTGCTCTATTTCAACCTGGCCGTGCAGGAACGGCTGCTCATCATCACTCCCGAACCGACATCCCTGACCGACGCCTACGCGCTCATCAAGGTCCTCAAGCTCCACCACGGTGTGGAGAAATTCCGGGTGCTGGTGAACATGGTCAAGGACGTGAAGATGGCCCGCGAGGTGTACCTCAAGCTCCTGAACGCCTGCGACCACTTTCTCGACGGCATTTCCCTGGACCTGGTCGGCTTCGTTCCCTTCGACCAGAACGTGCGCAACTCTGTCATCGCGCAAACCCCGTTCTGCCACAAATTTCCCAAGACCCCGGCCAGCGTGGCCGTCCGGCAGACGGCCCAGAAAATCAAAACCTGGCAAGTAACCCCCAACACCGATGGCAATATTAAATTCTTCTGGAAGAAGCTCCTCTTCCACGAACGATCCGTGGCTTGA
- a CDS encoding DUF1385 domain-containing protein produces the protein MAAPQTVGGQAVIEGVMMRAKDKLAIAIRKADGEIVTDVRPWYTMVKHPLLKKPFLRGFPILIETMVNGIKALNYSAVQAADDGEEEGGELTTWHLVLTMVLALGAALGLFVVLPHFLSVGMEMLGLGGDVDSLSFHAWDGLIKMIIFIGYILAISYIPDIHRVFQYHGAEHKVIWTWEEGKELSPASSRFYSRLHPRCGTAFLLFVLAVSIMLYAVLVPWLLTFYSPEHFFVKHLYIVGMKLILMVPVSCVAYEMIKFAGKYNKNTLCRLMCWPGLMMQMLTTKEPDDSQLEVAIAALRCAVNAEEC, from the coding sequence ATGGCTGCTCCCCAGACCGTGGGTGGCCAGGCTGTGATCGAAGGCGTCATGATGCGCGCCAAGGATAAACTTGCCATAGCCATCCGCAAGGCGGACGGCGAGATCGTCACCGATGTTCGGCCGTGGTACACCATGGTCAAGCATCCCTTGCTCAAGAAACCCTTCCTGCGCGGCTTTCCCATACTCATCGAGACCATGGTCAACGGCATCAAGGCCCTGAACTATTCCGCCGTGCAGGCGGCCGATGACGGCGAGGAGGAGGGCGGCGAACTGACCACCTGGCATCTGGTTCTGACCATGGTGCTGGCGTTGGGCGCGGCCCTTGGCCTGTTCGTGGTGCTTCCGCACTTCTTGTCCGTTGGTATGGAAATGCTCGGACTGGGCGGCGATGTGGATTCTTTGAGCTTTCACGCATGGGACGGGCTGATAAAGATGATCATCTTCATCGGCTATATCCTGGCCATTTCCTATATCCCGGACATTCACCGGGTCTTCCAGTACCATGGGGCCGAGCACAAGGTCATCTGGACCTGGGAGGAGGGCAAGGAATTGTCTCCGGCGTCCAGTCGATTCTACAGCCGCCTGCATCCGCGCTGCGGTACCGCCTTTCTGCTGTTCGTTCTGGCGGTGTCCATCATGCTCTATGCCGTGTTGGTGCCGTGGCTTCTGACGTTCTATTCTCCGGAACATTTTTTCGTCAAACATCTGTACATCGTCGGCATGAAGCTCATTCTCATGGTTCCGGTCAGTTGTGTGGCCTACGAGATGATCAAGTTCGCCGGTAAATACAACAAGAATACCCTGTGCAGACTGATGTGCTGGCCCGGGCTGATGATGCAGATGTTGACCACCAAGGAACCCGACGATAGCCAGCTTGAGGTGGCCATTGCCGCTTTGCGCTGCGCCGTCAATGCCGAGGAGTGCTGA
- the lpxC gene encoding UDP-3-O-acyl-N-acetylglucosamine deacetylase, which produces MSQTTIHRSVRCTGIGLHSGKQVDMVLRPAAEDTGILFALRDGSGSTFLTPAPSLVVETSLATVLGDGRETVATVEHLLATINGMGIDNIHIEVSGKEVPIMDGSAASFVYLLKQAGVRRLSKPRKVMAIKKALDFEQDGKYIKARPYDGLRLDYTIEFAHPRIGRQHLSMEITPENFSQHLAKARTFGFLKEVDYLHANGLALGGSLDNAVVLDEYNILNAEGLRFEDEFVRHKMLDFVGDIATFGARLQGSFEVFASGHALNNAFLRHLDENRDLYLEERVQSAPVAKEAPSRERLQPVPAMA; this is translated from the coding sequence ATGTCACAGACAACTATACATAGATCAGTACGTTGCACCGGAATTGGGCTCCACAGCGGAAAGCAGGTGGATATGGTCCTTCGGCCCGCAGCGGAAGACACCGGTATTCTCTTCGCCCTGCGCGACGGTTCCGGGTCCACTTTCCTCACTCCCGCCCCGTCCCTGGTCGTCGAGACCAGCCTGGCCACGGTGCTGGGTGACGGCCGTGAGACCGTGGCTACCGTCGAGCATCTGCTCGCCACCATCAACGGCATGGGCATCGACAACATCCATATCGAAGTGTCGGGCAAGGAAGTGCCCATCATGGACGGCAGCGCCGCCTCTTTCGTCTACCTGCTCAAGCAGGCCGGTGTGCGCAGGCTGAGCAAGCCGCGCAAGGTCATGGCCATCAAGAAGGCCCTGGATTTCGAGCAGGACGGCAAGTACATCAAGGCTCGCCCTTACGACGGCTTGCGCCTCGACTACACCATTGAGTTCGCTCACCCGCGTATCGGCCGTCAGCACCTGTCCATGGAGATCACCCCCGAGAACTTCTCGCAGCACCTCGCCAAGGCTCGCACCTTCGGTTTCCTCAAGGAAGTCGACTACCTTCATGCCAATGGCCTGGCTCTGGGCGGTTCGCTGGACAACGCGGTGGTTCTGGACGAGTACAATATTCTCAACGCCGAGGGGCTGCGTTTTGAAGACGAGTTCGTGCGTCACAAGATGCTCGACTTTGTGGGCGACATCGCCACGTTCGGTGCGCGTCTCCAGGGCAGCTTCGAGGTCTTCGCTTCCGGGCACGCCTTGAACAACGCCTTCCTCCGTCATCTGGACGAGAACCGTGACCTCTATCTGGAGGAACGGGTGCAGTCGGCTCCTGTCGCCAAGGAAGCACCCAGTCGCGAACGGCTCCAGCCTGTCCCCGCAATGGCTTAG